The sequence CTAAATATGTTTTGTTAAGTCATATTtacttcatatttcatatttgtcTTCCACAGACTTCAAGAGGAGATCCACCAGAAAGAAGAAGCTGAGAACAACCTCTCTGCTTTTAGAGCTGTATGTGCTTTAACatgaaaaacatacaaatataaatacaaagcaaTTCAATTTGATGAATGACACTGACTGAATTATTCCACAATTGTTGTGCTCTCTGTAGGATGTAGATGCTGCCACTCTGGCCAGGCTGGACCTGGAAAGACGTATCGAGGGCCTTCATGAAGAGATTGCATTCCTCAAGAAGGTCCACGAGGAGGTTTGTACACATCTAAAGTTACGTTCCTCAACATTTCCCACAACTATACGTGACTAACTGTTCATCTCTCTGTCTGCGACCTCCCTCGCTCTCATACCAACATGTCCACTGACCTTTTACTCACGAGGCTCTGAAGTCAAGTTCTTTAAATGCACTCTCTgctttttatttgacatgtaaGGATAAAATGGTCACATGtgggtctgtgtgtgtgtgtcagctgCACACTGACAGTGAGGGGGCAGTGTAAAGCTGTGCAACAGATGCATCCCTATAATTAAACAGAGACAGATTCTCTCAGACACAGCTGTGAGTAGGGTGGTGGAAAAAGAAAAAGGCCTTACAAGGCCTCACAGTCCTACAATTACaacagagataaaaaaaaaataattacagcTACACTCTTCAAAATAAAGGATCCAAAAGGGGGGTTTCCCAGCAATGCCACAGAAGAACCTTTTTGGGTTCCCTAAAGAAacttcttaaaagaaccattttttcttagtgtgaagaagaTTTGAATAATCTGAAAGATCTCAGAAGATTCTTGTTTGGCATCTTTTAAGAACTTTAGACATTCATGGATCCTTTCCATTCCACAATCGGTTCTATATAGTGGAAAAATGTTCGCTGAAGGTTCATTGGGGAACCAAATATGGTTCTTTTATGGCATCGCTGTGAAAACCTCCTTTCGTAGCCTTTATTTTGAAGAGTGTGTAAAGATCCTTTTGTGCTGTGGAAAGGTTTCATGGATATTAAAGGTTCTTAGAACCATCAATggcaataaagaacctttaattGTAAGAGTGTATATTTCATAGTCTCATTCATTAATGGGTTCCATAGAATAAAGTCACTTTTTTAATCATTCCTCCAATGCAAATAAACAGTTTACATTATGGTTGGATTCCTGCTTCACTCTCAGAATGACACTAACTTTCTTTATACTCCAACCAATATAAAAAAGTGCACTCTGAAGCCATGTCTTGGTGTGTACCTTTTCCTTTAGGAGATCCGTGAGCTGCAAAACCAGATGCAGGAGAGTCAGGTACAGATCCAAATGGACATGTCCAAGCCTGACCTGACCGCCGCCCTGAGGGACATCCGCCTGCAGTATGAGGGTATTGCTGCCAAGAATATCGCCGAGGCTGAGGAATGGTATAAGTCTAAGGTCTGTATCAGCGATTTTAGAAATATGCAGACATACAATTCAAAGGCTATATTCAGATCTATGTATCTAGACTGAAAGTAGCCAGGCGTTTGGGCTAAACTATTTTGTTCCACCTACAGGTGTCAGATCTGAACCAGGCAGTAAACAAGAATAATGACGCTCTCAGACAAGCCAAGCTTGAGACCATGGAGTTCCGTCACCAGATCCAGTCCTACACTTGTGAGATTGACTCTCTCAAGGGCACCGTAAGTCCTTAAAATCACCATGAAAATCatatgctgcgtcccaattcgcctacttatactactcCTAAAAGTACAGTATACTGTTTTTGTAacgaaaaagtacatacttctgagtgtgtagcagaagagtatgcaagctttgggacatactacctcgtcataatTGCGTCATTAACGGACGTTCTGTCACTTAGTTAcgcaacctgtaactgtttaaactaccctgtcaatcatcttgtcacagttaaaatcctccacatttatttaaatttaatttcctaccgtttcggagataaatgtagtcgcacgttgatctgccagtcatgggtcttccATGCAATAACTCTCCTcgtctttgcataatgatgcatttaaaaattaatgaccaaacgcatcgttataaaagttcacaatgctgttgcagatgaaatataatgcggataacatttaataaacatattttcgtcaggttagatactgattattaatcattcaagcccctttatcttaaccgctcTGCTTAACCGTCGGTCTCGCAcatccgtcatgtttgtagttttttaacaccttttactcgtatttgtagttctaatcgaatcctcgtccacagcgcaatgtgttatgggcaatattagtggttagaagtgtgcacggatctgcacttcgaattctaatcggaaaaagtagaccatccgggtaactttggaatactcatttcaacatactacgatttgggacatactaattcttttttcgaatactatttaggacggatagtatgcgaattgggacgcagcaataCTTTTTGATATGAAATATTGTGGTACATTTGAgtgacaacctgtcactcaaatgAGATCAaacaatagcaaaccacaatgatccaatcaattcccaatagacaaaatcaagttccaccctacattttttcttgctcaagaagccatttcacttggatataaGTCACAATAGTGAAGAAAAGacacaacttctgtttcatgccgactttagaTGGGCTCTAAGCCAAATGATCATTTTCCAGCCAAAACAAATATTAGCTCAGCCTCTGCACACTGAACTTCCTAATTATGAAGGCTATAATATGTTTCCCCAGtaaatttatttcagtaaaGAGCCAACAGTAATGGCCCACTGTATCCCTAGAAATCTACTGAACTCATcctcagtttttattattactccACTCAGTTCATCTCATCTCCAGTCTTTCTTTTCCTTCTGTACACCAGTTTCAACCATACCTACTTGTTGTCCTTTCTTTCTCTCATCTTCTCGTCATTCTGTCTGTAGAATGAGTCTCTGATGAGGCAAATGAGGGAGATGGAGGAAAGGTTGGGCCGTGAGGCCGGAGGTTATCAGGACACCATTGCACGTCTTGAGGGTGAGATCACAAAAATGAAGGACGAGATGGCTCGCCACCTCCGTGAGTACCAggatctgctgaatgtcaagATGGCACTTGATGTGGAGATCGCCACCTACAGGAAGCTTCTGGAAGGAGAGGAGGGCAGGTAAGAGATAGAAGGTATTTGGACAGGTTTTGCTTATTGTTCTTAACTGATATAACAAAACagtatttcatattattattatttaccttGTTTTCAGGATCTCTCTGCCTGTGCAGTCCTTTTCTTCCTTGAATTTCAGAGGTGAGAAACTATCCTACTTTCACactccttaaagggatagttcacccaaaactgaaagttgtcatcatttacatgcCATCATGTCATGTGaagcattaaaaaaagatgttttaaaGAACTTTTTTGATTGGGGTTCCAAACTAatttgggttacactttatttcgatagtccactttagacattctactaactataagtaactttgcaactacatgttaaCAACCAGTCATTAGAGAATTAGTAGACTGACTGcctaatatctgctaacactttattttgatggtccccaacagacattacgtaactttgcaagtacattTCAACTTACCTAACCCTCCACAAGAGTTATTTGACATCGAGTTGTAAAGTTACttacagggatagttcacccaaaaatgaaaattatcccatgatttactcaccctcaagccatcctaggtttatATGACCATGttttttcagacaaacacaaaccgacatatatttaaaaatatccttagtccatgtttataatggttgtgaatggtaaCCCACATTCTGAAGACAGAAAATATGCGTCCTTCCATAAAAAAAGTGATCCATACGGCtccaaggggttaataaaggccttttgaagtgaagggatgtgtttttgtaagaaaaatatccatatataaaactttataaagtcaAATATACGACCTTCTGGCAGACGACCGTACGCATATTGTGCACGTCAATTTGGGAGGAAGAGCAACCTTTGACCCGAACGCAATAACGCAATGATGAACGTGGAGGCGAAgtggagagagcaaaacaaaacaccggtcatgagttagaagtctaaaacgcgaaattttaaagagaaatgtcagaggattttgatataagagaagaggagcttgagtttgttggcTATTAATtcatcctgcgtcatacatcgcgTCACGGGTTACTCATTTGGCACTTGCGCAATCTGCATACAGGCGTCTACCGGAAGCTCGTTATTcgactttataaagttttatatatggatatttttcttacaaaaacacatccctccgcttcaaaaggccgttattaaccccctggagccgtatggattgctttttttatggatggatggatattttcTGGATAaggatatatttaaatatatctcggattgtgttcgtctgaaagaagattgtcatataaacctaggatggcttgaggatgagtaaatcatgggataatattcatttttgggtgaactatccctttaaagtgtaACCCAACTTTGCACCTCAccaactcttaaaaaaaaaaaaaaacaatgactgAAATGTTCCACAGTAGAAAGatagtcatacaggtttgaaagaacatgagtgtgagtaaacgatgacagaatttacatttttgaatgagctatccctttaataatatatatattgtcgaGCAAAACTATCTTCTTCATCCACAAGGGGGGGCAAAAGCCATTGTATTTTTTCGTTTTAACACCCAAGTCTCCTTATGCTTTGTTGTGTTTTGAGTGCATCAATTGAAGATGAAATCAATAATTcagtatttatgtatttactaTGTGAGGCTCAGTTTAATGATGCCGAGATATGAATTGTGTTGCCATAGAGACCAGCCCGGAGCAGCACCAAAAGCAACAACAGAGAGCATCTGAAGTCCACTCTAAGAAAACAGTTCTGATCAAGACCATTGAGACCCGGGATGGCGAGGTAACATACATGCACAAACAAACACTTGCTAACATGCTAGACTTATTGTGTCATTAATTGAATTTACAGACTGTCCAATCTCAAAAACATGTGTTATATACATAAACACGCACATATATACTGAATATAAGCATACACATAATCGTAATCATCCaaataattttctattttacCCTAGAGTAGGACAACTAGTGAGGGTTTGAGCGCCCTCAGTGCTCAGTGTGTAAGTTCAGCCATGGCTCACTTGATTCATCTGTTTCTATAGTCCTTTCCCAAACACTTTCCTAAAAAAATCCTGTTCCCTATTAACCAGCACTGGGTTGCACTGCAAAATCCTCCAACTGTCATGTGAATCACTGTTAATATCAGTTTTCTGCTCTGCTGAATATCACAGAGTGTTTCTGCACAGCACATATGGAGAACTTCATCTATGAAAGAATGTGTCTTGCACCAGCCCAGTATTGATTTGCAGCAGGAAAAGGGCTATTTTAACTTAAAGAGAAGTCTCTGTTTCTTATTATGGAGTATCACTTTTTTTTAAGCACTTTTGTGTTTTCCCAGCATTTATGTGCAGCATGTGAATCATCTGTATCCTATCCAGACACCCTCTCTCTAATCATTCCCTTTTTGTTCCCTCCCTTCAGGTCGTCAGCGAGTCCACACAGCACCAGCAGGACATCATGTAAAGCCAATGAAACAGATCAAATTTCATTAGAATCCCTTTCCCTAACTTAGCTACATTTTCACCGATGGCCTCAGGCTTTTTATGCACACGCCCAGTATTATCATGACCCATTACTGCATGTGTGGATGACGCACAAAGACAAAAGGAAAGTGAGCTGAAGAACGAGAGGGAGGACGAGCGAAACGGCGCAATACACATACTGTCTGGAGTGTAAGTGGAGTCTGAAAGTGGCCAGCTGATCTCAGAGTTTCTGTTTATATGAATGTACGCGTGCATGTGTGGTTGGGTCATAATGGGAAAATCTGAGACACTGTTCCACCTctacaaaaacaataaacagtATTTCCCTCCTATAAAATTGAAGGCTTCTGTGCTTTTTTGTATTAATCACATAGTATGAAGTACATCACATTGTATGAAGTGATTTAAGCCAGTTTCTGTGCAGACAACAACACTCAGTAGTATGGCctggttacaaaaaaaaaggtattgaACATTTCCACTATATTGCCCATGCAAAAAGGTTAACACACACTGACCTTTTGTCAATCCAGAAATATTAAATAGCCttttttgcaaaacacatttttgaacaaaaatataaatgtaaaatataaaaccagacAAAATTctaattaataaaatacataaaattacaaattatgatctaagatctgaggtgaattagccCTATCATCGTCACTTTCATATAACGGTCAAccaaaatgatattcaaactcacaagtgttacttttaaaagtaatgcattacaatattaagttactccctaaaaaagtaactaattgcttTAGtttctttttatggaaagtaatctgttacgttacttttgcgctactttttctcatctgggctgggctcgcttgtttgttttttaataacaaaaaatgtattaaatctTTTGGCAACTGTacaggccctttcacaccaaaagtgaaatgaataagcctcaggctgaagaaaatgcaaattcacacctgtaaAGTAGAAGACGCAGCTCAAATAAAGAAACTTCAGCACTCttcaacaataaaaacaaaaaatgaaatgcgAATATGATGtctatctaaagtcatttttgcttattagtatggttgaattgaaTCATCGAAGGTCAGCAGTAAAGAcactggttaataaagtgagattaaagggttagttcacccaaaaatgaaaataatttcatttattactcaccctcatgccgttccacacccgtaagcccttcattaatcttcgaaacacaaattaagatatttgtgttgaaatccgatggctcagtcagtcctccatagacagcaatgacatttcctctctcaagatccattcatgtactaaaaacatatttaaatccgttcatgtgagtacagtggttcaatattaagattataaagcgacgagaatatttttggtgcgccaaaaaaacaaaataacgacttatttagtgatggccgatttcaaaacaatgcttcaggaagattcggagcataatgaatcagcgtatcgaatcatgattcggatcgtgtatcaaactgccaaactgctcaaatcacgtgactttggcactctgaaccgcttattcgacatgctgattcatta is a genomic window of Chanodichthys erythropterus isolate Z2021 chromosome 14, ASM2448905v1, whole genome shotgun sequence containing:
- the desma gene encoding desmin a isoform X3, producing the protein MSKTYSTSAETASSYRRTFGSGLNSSIFSGRGSAGSSRMSSRVYEVSKSSASPIYSSHRASSSSLGGGSMVRTYAGLGEKLDFNLADAMNQDFLNTRTNEKAELQHLNDRFASYIEKVRFLEQQNQALTVEIERMRGREPTRIAEMYEEEMRELRRQVDALTNQRSRVEIERDNLADDLQKLKLRLQEEIHQKEEAENNLSAFRADVDAATLARLDLERRIEGLHEEIAFLKKVHEEEIRELQNQMQESQVQIQMDMSKPDLTAALRDIRLQYEGIAAKNIAEAEEWYKSKVSDLNQAVNKNNDALRQAKLETMEFRHQIQSYTCEIDSLKGTNESLMRQMREMEERLGREAGGYQDTIARLEGEITKMKDEMARHLREYQDLLNVKMALDVEIATYRKLLEGEEGRISLPVQSFSSLNFRETSPEQHQKQQQRASEVHSKKTVLIKTIETRDGEDN
- the desma gene encoding desmin a isoform X2; the protein is MSKTYSTSAETASSYRRTFGSGLNSSIFSGRGSAGSSRMSSRVYEVSKSSASPIYSSHRASSSSLGGGSMVRTYAGLGEKLDFNLADAMNQDFLNTRTNEKAELQHLNDRFASYIEKVRFLEQQNQALTVEIERMRGREPTRIAEMYEEEMRELRRQVDALTNQRSRVEIERDNLADDLQKLKLRLQEEIHQKEEAENNLSAFRADVDAATLARLDLERRIEGLHEEIAFLKKVHEEEIRELQNQMQESQVQIQMDMSKPDLTAALRDIRLQYEGIAAKNIAEAEEWYKSKVSDLNQAVNKNNDALRQAKLETMEFRHQIQSYTCEIDSLKGTNESLMRQMREMEERLGREAGGYQDTIARLEGEITKMKDEMARHLREYQDLLNVKMALDVEIATYRKLLEGEEGRISLPVQSFSSLNFRETSPEQHQKQQQRASEVHSKKTVLIKTIETRDGEVVSESTQHQQDIM
- the desma gene encoding desmin a isoform X1, encoding MSKTYSTSAETASSYRRTFGSGLNSSIFSGRGSAGSSRMSSRVYEVSKSSASPIYSSHRASSSSLGGGSMVRTYAGLGEKLDFNLADAMNQDFLNTRTNEKAELQHLNDRFASYIEKVRFLEQQNQALTVEIERMRGREPTRIAEMYEEEMRELRRQVDALTNQRSRVEIERDNLADDLQKLKLRLQEEIHQKEEAENNLSAFRADVDAATLARLDLERRIEGLHEEIAFLKKVHEEEIRELQNQMQESQVQIQMDMSKPDLTAALRDIRLQYEGIAAKNIAEAEEWYKSKVSDLNQAVNKNNDALRQAKLETMEFRHQIQSYTCEIDSLKGTNESLMRQMREMEERLGREAGGYQDTIARLEGEITKMKDEMARHLREYQDLLNVKMALDVEIATYRKLLEGEEGRISLPVQSFSSLNFRETSPEQHQKQQQRASEVHSKKTVLIKTIETRDGESRTTSEGLSALSAQCVVSESTQHQQDIM